Proteins encoded within one genomic window of Solenopsis invicta isolate M01_SB chromosome 10, UNIL_Sinv_3.0, whole genome shotgun sequence:
- the LOC105197691 gene encoding DNA-dependent metalloprotease dvc-1 isoform X2, whose product MKCAAGTCTFRTRNRECVISLSAPLLKLRPRKDLVETLLHEMIHAYLFLTNNDQDRDGHGPTFCNLMHKINKEAGTNITIYHDFHDEVKLYRQHWWKCNGPCQRKPPYFGTVRRSANRAPGPNDFWWQEHKEKCNGQFIKIKEPENFKSRSKQNNISKPISTDNNKPNRSITDWFSKNIPDAAKPSSSKTPSNNDSKLFTQVDNAKPSTSKDNGGTNSSRAVNEKDTQDLSVGMKKLGSSSNNVHGWGISGPGENVKSDNSKNNSKNPRFSYFGVLGGNNNGRSNLLTKFNHTNDDESRRSESINRGLSTEPLWTPKQGCINDPVLNLSQPRNNSILCPICNVPMTVENIYAHIDSCLINNTSLIDEMNNNINNNNNNAELMLPIRTYSTPERDADAIPNKRIRLDDPYETIEQVTCPVCGRMLPSTDINQHLDECLLEADTARKAVIPSTSRASYDESVINISSSFSSDLDESVPIEDSQPSTSASTCKTDATDLEKKCLVCNVQIAPEVSLNDHLEECIGAVFNDDMIVDDKEDDNNDILVENNAMENKHPCPVCMQMISENLMNQHLDMCLKNE is encoded by the exons ATGAAATG tgCTGCTGGAACTTGTACCTTTCGCACGAGGAATAGAGAATGTGTAATTTCACTCAGTGCACCATTACTTAAACTCAGACCAAGAAAGGATCTTGTAGAGACTTTATTA caTGAGATGATTCATGCATATTTATTCTTAACAAATAATGATCAGGATCGTGATGGTCATGGACCAACTTTTTGCAATCTCATgcacaaaataaacaaagaggCAGGAACCAATATAACA ATTTATCACGACTTTCATGATGAAGTAAAACTGTATAGACAGCATTGGTGGAAATGTAATGGACCTTGCCAACGCAAACCACCATATTTTGGGACGGTTCGACGGAGTGCGAATCGTGCACCCGGCCCGAATGACTTCTGGTGGCAGgaacataaagaaaaatgtaacggTCAGTTTATAAAGATCAAAGAGCCAGAGAATTTTAAGTCGCgttcaaaacaaaataatatatcaaaaccGATATCAACGGACAACAACAAACCAAATAGAAGCATTACCGATTGGTTCTCAAAGAACATTCCGGATGCAGCTAAACCTTCATCTTCAAAAACTCCTAGTAATAACGACTCCAAATTATTTACTCAAGTAGATAACGCTAAGCCTAGTACTAGTAAGGACAATGGTGGTACAAATTCGTCTCGCGCTGTGAATGAGAAAGATACTCAAGATTTGTCAGTGGGAATGAAGAAACTTGGCAGCAGTAGTAATAATGTGCACGGTTGGGGCATTAGTGGCCCAGGTGAAAACGTAAAATCAGATAACTCAAAGAATAATTCTAAGAATCCCAGGTTTTCTTATTTCGGTGTTCTGGGAGGTAATAATAACGGTCGCAGTAATCTTCTGACCAAATTCAATCATACGAATGACGATGAAAGTCGCCGAAGTGAATCGATTAACAGAGGTTTATCCACGGAACCGTTATGGACACCGAAACAAGGGTGCATTAATGATCCAGTCTTGAATCTAAGTCAACCAAGAAATAATTCCATACTTTGCCCTATATGTAACGTACCTATGactgtagaaaatatatatgcacatatagACTCATGcctaataaataatacatcattGATCGATGAGATgaacaataatatcaataataacaataacaatgcAGAGTTAATGTTGCCTATTCGAACGTATTCTACACCGGAACGAGATGCTGATGCGATTCCTAATAAGCGTATAAGATTAGATGATCCATATGAAACCATTGAACAAGTCACTTGTCCCGTTTGTGGCAGGATGCTGCCATCCACGGATATTAATCAGCATCTCGATGAATGTCTGTTAGAAGCAGATACAGCTCGTAAAGCTGTCATTCCTTCCACCTCTCGTGCGTCATACGATGAAAGCGTAATCAATATAAGCAGTTCCTTCAGTTCTGATTTGGACGAGTCTGTACCGATTGAGGATTCACAACCTTCTACAAGTGCTAGCACCTGTAAAACTGACGCAACagatcttgaaaaaaaatgtttagtatGCAACGTACAGATCGCACCTGAAGTATCGTTGAATGATCATCTCGAAGAATGCATCGGAGCTGTTTTTAATGATGATATGATAGTAGATGATAAAGAGGACGATAATAATGACATACTTGTAGAAAATAATGCTATGGAAAATAAGCATCCTTGTCCAGTGTGTATGCAGATGATATCAGAAAATCTTATGAACCAGCATTTAGATATGTGCCTTAAAAACGAATAA
- the LOC105197691 gene encoding DNA-dependent metalloprotease dvc-1 isoform X1: MTSQEARDFRMAYEMHEKLNCLGVTENAVSLNKNNVHHIQFSLVDQALELIDPTPNIHTLFVQFNARFFRGKLASVEVKWSNRMKCAAGTCTFRTRNRECVISLSAPLLKLRPRKDLVETLLHEMIHAYLFLTNNDQDRDGHGPTFCNLMHKINKEAGTNITIYHDFHDEVKLYRQHWWKCNGPCQRKPPYFGTVRRSANRAPGPNDFWWQEHKEKCNGQFIKIKEPENFKSRSKQNNISKPISTDNNKPNRSITDWFSKNIPDAAKPSSSKTPSNNDSKLFTQVDNAKPSTSKDNGGTNSSRAVNEKDTQDLSVGMKKLGSSSNNVHGWGISGPGENVKSDNSKNNSKNPRFSYFGVLGGNNNGRSNLLTKFNHTNDDESRRSESINRGLSTEPLWTPKQGCINDPVLNLSQPRNNSILCPICNVPMTVENIYAHIDSCLINNTSLIDEMNNNINNNNNNAELMLPIRTYSTPERDADAIPNKRIRLDDPYETIEQVTCPVCGRMLPSTDINQHLDECLLEADTARKAVIPSTSRASYDESVINISSSFSSDLDESVPIEDSQPSTSASTCKTDATDLEKKCLVCNVQIAPEVSLNDHLEECIGAVFNDDMIVDDKEDDNNDILVENNAMENKHPCPVCMQMISENLMNQHLDMCLKNE; the protein is encoded by the exons ACATACAATTTTCATTGGTTGATCAAGCATTGGAATTGATCGATCCTACTCCTAATATTCACACCCTGTTTGTACAATTCAATGCAAGATTCTTCAGAGGTAAACTAGCTTCGGTTGAAGTCAAATGGAGCAACAGAATGAAATG tgCTGCTGGAACTTGTACCTTTCGCACGAGGAATAGAGAATGTGTAATTTCACTCAGTGCACCATTACTTAAACTCAGACCAAGAAAGGATCTTGTAGAGACTTTATTA caTGAGATGATTCATGCATATTTATTCTTAACAAATAATGATCAGGATCGTGATGGTCATGGACCAACTTTTTGCAATCTCATgcacaaaataaacaaagaggCAGGAACCAATATAACA ATTTATCACGACTTTCATGATGAAGTAAAACTGTATAGACAGCATTGGTGGAAATGTAATGGACCTTGCCAACGCAAACCACCATATTTTGGGACGGTTCGACGGAGTGCGAATCGTGCACCCGGCCCGAATGACTTCTGGTGGCAGgaacataaagaaaaatgtaacggTCAGTTTATAAAGATCAAAGAGCCAGAGAATTTTAAGTCGCgttcaaaacaaaataatatatcaaaaccGATATCAACGGACAACAACAAACCAAATAGAAGCATTACCGATTGGTTCTCAAAGAACATTCCGGATGCAGCTAAACCTTCATCTTCAAAAACTCCTAGTAATAACGACTCCAAATTATTTACTCAAGTAGATAACGCTAAGCCTAGTACTAGTAAGGACAATGGTGGTACAAATTCGTCTCGCGCTGTGAATGAGAAAGATACTCAAGATTTGTCAGTGGGAATGAAGAAACTTGGCAGCAGTAGTAATAATGTGCACGGTTGGGGCATTAGTGGCCCAGGTGAAAACGTAAAATCAGATAACTCAAAGAATAATTCTAAGAATCCCAGGTTTTCTTATTTCGGTGTTCTGGGAGGTAATAATAACGGTCGCAGTAATCTTCTGACCAAATTCAATCATACGAATGACGATGAAAGTCGCCGAAGTGAATCGATTAACAGAGGTTTATCCACGGAACCGTTATGGACACCGAAACAAGGGTGCATTAATGATCCAGTCTTGAATCTAAGTCAACCAAGAAATAATTCCATACTTTGCCCTATATGTAACGTACCTATGactgtagaaaatatatatgcacatatagACTCATGcctaataaataatacatcattGATCGATGAGATgaacaataatatcaataataacaataacaatgcAGAGTTAATGTTGCCTATTCGAACGTATTCTACACCGGAACGAGATGCTGATGCGATTCCTAATAAGCGTATAAGATTAGATGATCCATATGAAACCATTGAACAAGTCACTTGTCCCGTTTGTGGCAGGATGCTGCCATCCACGGATATTAATCAGCATCTCGATGAATGTCTGTTAGAAGCAGATACAGCTCGTAAAGCTGTCATTCCTTCCACCTCTCGTGCGTCATACGATGAAAGCGTAATCAATATAAGCAGTTCCTTCAGTTCTGATTTGGACGAGTCTGTACCGATTGAGGATTCACAACCTTCTACAAGTGCTAGCACCTGTAAAACTGACGCAACagatcttgaaaaaaaatgtttagtatGCAACGTACAGATCGCACCTGAAGTATCGTTGAATGATCATCTCGAAGAATGCATCGGAGCTGTTTTTAATGATGATATGATAGTAGATGATAAAGAGGACGATAATAATGACATACTTGTAGAAAATAATGCTATGGAAAATAAGCATCCTTGTCCAGTGTGTATGCAGATGATATCAGAAAATCTTATGAACCAGCATTTAGATATGTGCCTTAAAAACGAATAA